The following coding sequences lie in one Peribacillus frigoritolerans genomic window:
- a CDS encoding YdbC family protein, producing the protein MKWIKCQVNEENKRSFSKAQEGWGELRKCAGFMGQIGGWNRYEPFEAGVLSVWKDLHAYQSFMQHPHDEIFAKSDQGSTYTNISVDIFESIFNIGTTDITAFFCKGKLLRVADCFVEEDKHARFEQVLKEAGSKGMLSGAFCSKRQNGRYLVASIWDSKHLHQRYADKELPALINESGVNVSTHRITGSLIELHPKWVVI; encoded by the coding sequence ATGAAGTGGATTAAATGCCAAGTGAATGAGGAAAACAAGCGTTCATTTTCAAAAGCACAAGAGGGATGGGGAGAATTGCGCAAGTGTGCTGGTTTCATGGGTCAAATCGGAGGGTGGAATAGATATGAACCCTTTGAAGCAGGCGTTCTCTCCGTTTGGAAAGATCTCCATGCCTATCAAAGTTTCATGCAGCATCCGCATGATGAAATATTCGCCAAGAGTGACCAGGGAAGTACTTATACAAATATTTCTGTCGATATATTCGAGAGTATATTCAATATAGGAACAACAGACATTACAGCTTTTTTTTGCAAGGGGAAATTACTGCGAGTGGCTGACTGTTTTGTTGAAGAGGATAAACATGCCCGTTTTGAGCAGGTGCTAAAAGAAGCAGGGAGCAAGGGCATGCTGTCTGGCGCATTCTGTAGTAAAAGGCAAAACGGCAGATACCTTGTCGCCTCAATATGGGACAGTAAACATTTACATCAAAGGTATGCGGATAAGGAATTGCCTGCCCTAATAAACGAATCGGGAGTGAACGTTTCAACCCATCGCATTACAGGAAGTTTAATTGAATTGCATCCAAAGTGGGTGGTCATTTAG
- the bioD gene encoding dethiobiotin synthase — MGQAYFITGTGTDIGKTIVTSALYLSLQTLGKSVTIFKPFQTGINEENHTYPDISWFEQELGVKDSGFYTLKPETSPHLAIKLTGSLIDEKKVVERVHELEEMYDIVLVEGAGGLAVPLIERTEGFYMTADFIKDCGMPVLFVSTSGLGAIHDVVTTHSYAQVHDINVKTILYNHYRPEDRIHQDNIETIEKLTGLNGLACIPTLADVRKDLRICILDLLSDQDYTQQLKEVFKA; from the coding sequence ATGGGCCAAGCCTACTTTATAACTGGAACTGGCACGGATATTGGAAAGACCATCGTCACGAGTGCACTCTATCTGTCTCTTCAAACATTGGGAAAAAGCGTCACGATATTCAAGCCATTCCAAACTGGAATCAATGAGGAAAATCATACATACCCGGATATATCTTGGTTTGAGCAGGAACTCGGTGTAAAGGATTCAGGGTTTTACACACTGAAACCGGAAACCTCCCCACATTTGGCGATTAAATTAACCGGCAGTCTTATCGATGAGAAGAAAGTCGTGGAAAGGGTTCATGAACTTGAGGAAATGTATGACATCGTATTAGTCGAGGGCGCTGGCGGATTGGCTGTGCCGCTTATTGAACGAACGGAAGGTTTCTATATGACGGCGGATTTCATAAAGGATTGCGGCATGCCTGTCCTCTTCGTATCCACAAGCGGTTTAGGGGCGATTCATGATGTCGTGACGACCCATTCTTATGCCCAAGTCCACGATATAAACGTGAAAACCATTTTGTATAATCATTACCGGCCGGAAGATCGGATTCATCAAGACAATATCGAAACCATTGAAAAGCTGACTGGGCTGAATGGCCTCGCCTGCATCCCAACACTGGCCGATGTTAGAAAAGACTTGAGGATCTGCATCCTTGATTTACTTAGTGATCAAGATTATACCCAACAACTGAAAGAGGTGTTCAAGGCATGA
- a CDS encoding VanZ family protein — MKIFVKIVLSLFMVLYLLILTKLILFKTFSITEMNDHISFSFNDRYWGSHNFIPFKTIFHYLFLADVNTSIRIENIVGNIIGFVPFGFMLPLLSTRFSLPRSILIATFCISFTYEVIQLLFELGSFDTDDMILNTLGGIIGYLPIKLFYTVFKKNGTIHVKPKDSNLLSFLCHKVLFTQAAELFAWGSNYLRVGRLFLL; from the coding sequence ATGAAAATTTTTGTGAAAATTGTATTATCGTTATTTATGGTTCTTTATCTATTAATCCTTACAAAGCTCATTTTATTTAAAACCTTCTCGATAACCGAAATGAATGATCATATTAGTTTTTCCTTCAATGACCGCTATTGGGGTTCCCATAACTTCATCCCTTTTAAAACCATTTTCCATTACCTCTTCTTAGCGGATGTAAATACATCCATCCGGATCGAAAATATAGTGGGGAATATCATCGGTTTTGTACCATTTGGCTTCATGCTTCCATTATTATCAACAAGGTTTTCCCTACCCAGATCGATCTTGATTGCAACATTCTGTATTAGCTTCACCTATGAGGTTATTCAGCTTTTATTTGAATTAGGAAGTTTTGATACCGATGATATGATCCTGAATACTCTAGGTGGGATTATAGGATACCTGCCGATTAAGCTGTTTTACACAGTTTTCAAAAAGAATGGAACCATTCACGTCAAGCCAAAGGACAGTAATTTGCTGTCCTTCCTTTGTCACAAGGTTCTTTTTACTCAAGCGGCCGAATTATTCGCTTGGGGGTCGAATTATTTGCGTGTGGGTCGATTATTCTTGCTTTAG
- a CDS encoding AAA family ATPase produces the protein MKLDYDSQYIRGIYLNRDRISSYDHFPLGLPVIRHLQEVAFHPSVTYVIGENGMGKSTLLEGIAIAYGFNPEGGTLNFNFSNYDSHSNLDEYLRLKKGVYKPTDNFFFRAETFYNLATNIEELDREASFGSKIIDSFGGKSLHQQSHGESFFSAFVERFQGNGLYILDEPEAALSPLRQISMLARINELAKQGSQFIISTHSPIIMAYPDAKILQISDEGMSEVTLEESNHYLLMKQFFEDKDRLLHHLFQ, from the coding sequence ATGAAACTAGATTATGATTCACAGTACATCAGGGGCATCTACCTGAATAGAGATCGAATATCTTCATATGATCATTTCCCTCTTGGTCTGCCGGTTATCAGGCATCTTCAAGAAGTTGCTTTTCATCCCAGTGTTACCTATGTTATCGGGGAAAATGGAATGGGGAAGTCCACCTTGCTTGAAGGTATTGCGATTGCGTATGGCTTCAATCCGGAAGGAGGAACGTTGAATTTCAATTTTTCCAATTATGATTCACATTCCAATTTGGACGAATACCTCCGTTTGAAAAAAGGTGTGTACAAACCGACGGATAATTTTTTCTTTAGGGCGGAAACCTTTTATAATTTAGCTACGAATATAGAGGAATTGGACAGGGAGGCATCGTTTGGGTCGAAAATCATTGATTCCTTCGGTGGAAAATCACTTCACCAGCAATCTCATGGTGAATCGTTTTTTTCTGCTTTTGTAGAACGATTTCAAGGCAATGGATTGTATATCCTCGATGAGCCTGAAGCCGCTTTGTCGCCATTGAGACAAATATCGATGCTGGCCAGGATAAATGAGCTTGCCAAACAAGGTTCCCAATTCATCATTTCCACCCATTCCCCGATCATCATGGCCTACCCTGATGCTAAAATCCTCCAAATTTCAGATGAGGGAATGAGTGAGGTGACTTTAGAGGAGTCCAATCACTATTTGTTAATGAAACAGTTTTTTGAAGATAAAGATCGTCTGCTTCATCATCTATTTCAGTAA
- the modA gene encoding molybdate ABC transporter substrate-binding protein encodes MKKTYLMIFSIMLLAAAVAGCSSDETEKTEMKAQAGGKVELTVSAAVSLQDALNDIKKSFEKENANVEVHYNFGASGALQQQISQGAPVDLFFSAAEDKFDKLVEEDLIEEKNGIDLVGNDLVLVVQKDSKKEIGSLEDLTKAEKISIGTPESVPAGQYAKQTLENMNLFKEVEDRLVYAKDVRQVLTYVETGNVDAGLVYKTDALNSSKVEIIAAAEADLHDPIIYPVGMINDLDHAKEAKLFYDYLQTEDSMKIFEKYGFKNLK; translated from the coding sequence TTGAAAAAAACATACCTTATGATTTTTTCGATTATGCTGCTTGCGGCAGCGGTCGCAGGGTGTTCAAGTGATGAAACGGAAAAAACGGAAATGAAGGCGCAAGCCGGAGGTAAAGTGGAATTGACGGTTTCCGCAGCTGTAAGTTTGCAAGATGCCTTAAATGATATAAAGAAGTCTTTTGAAAAAGAGAATGCAAATGTGGAAGTTCATTATAACTTTGGAGCCTCTGGAGCTCTTCAGCAGCAGATATCCCAAGGCGCACCTGTTGACCTGTTTTTCTCAGCTGCAGAAGATAAATTTGATAAATTAGTAGAGGAAGATCTAATTGAAGAGAAAAACGGAATCGATTTAGTCGGCAATGACCTGGTGCTGGTGGTGCAAAAGGATTCCAAAAAGGAAATCGGATCGTTGGAAGACCTCACGAAGGCCGAAAAAATTTCGATTGGCACTCCAGAGTCTGTACCGGCTGGGCAATATGCGAAACAAACCTTGGAAAACATGAACCTCTTTAAAGAGGTTGAAGATCGATTGGTATATGCAAAGGATGTCCGGCAAGTTCTTACATATGTGGAAACGGGAAACGTGGACGCAGGCCTCGTCTATAAAACGGATGCGCTCAACTCATCGAAAGTTGAAATCATTGCAGCAGCCGAGGCGGATTTACACGATCCGATCATATATCCCGTCGGAATGATCAATGACCTGGATCATGCTAAGGAAGCCAAGCTATTCTATGACTATCTCCAAACGGAAGACTCCATGAAAATTTTTGAAAAATACGGATTTAAAAATTTGAAATAA
- the bioB gene encoding biotin synthase BioB, whose product MLAENVIKGYKVTEEEALSIVQAPDEEVLEILNAAYLIRKHHYGNKVKLNMIINTKSGLCPEDCGYCSQSIVSEAPIDKYAWLTKEKIVEGAQESIRRKAGTYCIVASGRRPTNREIDHVIEAVKEIRETTDLKICCCLGFLNEEHAGKLAEAGVHRYNHNLNTSQENYSKITSTHTYEDRVDTVEAVKDAGMSPCSGAIFGMGESEAEAVEIALSLRSLDADSIPCNFLNAIDGTPLEGTSELTPTKCLKLISMMRFVNPSKEIRLAGGREVNLRSMQPMALYAANSIFVGDYLTTAGQEPTADWGIIEDLGFEIEECAL is encoded by the coding sequence ATGTTAGCGGAGAACGTTATCAAAGGATATAAAGTGACGGAGGAAGAGGCATTATCCATCGTACAAGCCCCAGACGAAGAGGTTTTGGAAATTTTGAATGCAGCCTACTTGATACGCAAGCATCATTATGGGAACAAAGTTAAATTGAATATGATCATCAATACGAAATCAGGATTATGTCCCGAAGATTGCGGCTACTGCTCGCAGTCGATCGTGTCGGAAGCCCCGATCGATAAATATGCTTGGCTGACGAAAGAAAAGATTGTCGAGGGAGCGCAGGAATCAATTCGTCGCAAAGCGGGTACTTATTGCATCGTTGCGTCTGGCCGTCGTCCGACCAACAGAGAAATAGATCATGTCATTGAAGCGGTAAAAGAAATCCGCGAAACGACGGATCTTAAAATCTGCTGCTGTTTAGGTTTCCTGAATGAGGAACATGCGGGCAAGCTAGCGGAAGCAGGCGTTCATCGCTACAACCACAATTTGAATACATCACAGGAAAACTACAGTAAAATTACATCGACGCATACATATGAAGACCGGGTAGATACAGTCGAAGCTGTGAAAGATGCCGGAATGTCCCCATGTTCTGGTGCCATTTTCGGTATGGGGGAATCTGAGGCGGAAGCGGTGGAAATCGCCCTATCCTTACGCAGCCTTGATGCAGATTCCATTCCTTGTAATTTTCTCAATGCAATTGACGGAACGCCGCTTGAGGGAACTTCCGAGTTGACCCCCACTAAATGCCTGAAATTGATATCGATGATGAGGTTCGTTAATCCGAGTAAAGAAATCCGTCTGGCCGGCGGTCGTGAGGTCAATCTCCGTTCCATGCAGCCCATGGCACTTTATGCAGCCAATTCCATCTTCGTCGGCGATTATTTAACGACAGCTGGTCAAGAACCCACAGCGGATTGGGGGATCATCGAAGACCTGGGATTCGAAATTGAAGAGTGTGCCCTTTGA
- a CDS encoding DedA family protein, with protein MNIDTLLHFIDSYGYLIIFLFLFFGIVGVPAPEESLLFLIGVLVAQGKLSLGLAMLCAILGAFIGMLAAYACGKYVGYPFINKFGRFIGITTERWEKAKKNYTDNAQKTLVLGFYIPGIRQISPYFAGISSIPFRKYFLFSLIGTILWTVPFIVAGYYVGDAFNVNPKYVPYLGLVFLVIFVLYVTIKYIKKRKQMSKS; from the coding sequence ATGAATATAGATACGCTTTTACATTTTATTGATTCATATGGATACCTGATCATTTTTCTTTTTTTATTCTTCGGCATTGTGGGAGTGCCTGCTCCAGAAGAATCACTTCTATTTCTGATTGGGGTATTGGTAGCACAAGGTAAGCTCTCACTGGGTTTGGCCATGCTGTGTGCAATTCTCGGCGCCTTTATCGGAATGCTTGCAGCTTATGCATGCGGAAAATATGTAGGGTATCCATTTATAAATAAATTTGGAAGATTCATTGGGATTACGACTGAACGCTGGGAGAAAGCGAAGAAAAACTATACGGATAATGCACAAAAAACCTTAGTATTAGGATTTTATATTCCGGGAATAAGACAAATTAGTCCATATTTCGCAGGAATCTCATCTATACCCTTTCGGAAATACTTCCTATTTTCCCTAATAGGCACTATACTTTGGACCGTCCCTTTTATAGTGGCTGGTTATTATGTCGGGGATGCTTTTAATGTTAATCCCAAATATGTTCCATATTTAGGGCTTGTATTTTTAGTTATTTTTGTACTATATGTTACTATCAAATACATTAAAAAGAGAAAACAAATGTCCAAAAGTTGA
- a CDS encoding GrpB family protein: MRKVEVVPYKKEWSKLFHDECHKLRDIFGPEMMNLYHIGSTAIPAIHAKPVIDILAVVKDLECVADFNKEMEEIGYDAMGENGIGGRRFFRKGGDERTHHIHMFQKGHEEIARHIAFRDYLLSHRDEAQKYSRLKQRLAAEFPDDIKGYVNGKNDFIKKVDEKAKHWAKRGDHHVNEVD, translated from the coding sequence ATGAGAAAGGTCGAGGTCGTACCATATAAGAAAGAATGGTCCAAGCTATTCCATGATGAATGCCATAAATTAAGGGATATTTTCGGGCCTGAAATGATGAATTTATATCATATTGGCAGTACGGCCATCCCGGCCATCCATGCCAAGCCAGTAATAGATATTTTGGCAGTGGTTAAAGATCTGGAATGTGTCGCTGATTTTAATAAAGAGATGGAAGAGATAGGGTATGATGCCATGGGCGAGAACGGAATCGGCGGACGACGTTTTTTTCGTAAAGGCGGGGATGAGAGGACGCACCATATTCACATGTTTCAAAAAGGACATGAGGAAATAGCCAGACACATCGCTTTTCGGGATTATTTGCTATCACACCGTGATGAAGCACAAAAATATAGTAGGCTGAAGCAGCGCTTGGCAGCGGAATTCCCAGATGATATTAAAGGATATGTTAACGGGAAAAATGATTTTATCAAAAAGGTTGATGAAAAAGCGAAACATTGGGCGAAGCGTGGTGATCATCATGTTAATGAAGTGGATTAA
- a CDS encoding GrpB family protein, translated as MEKIVKIEGYNPDWVYEFQQEKARIMGVLKNYSLCVEHIGSTSVIGLGAKPILDIMAGVQHLDEADTFIEPLKSIGYEFVLHKEFPERRFFRKGQWRAGTHHLHIYRFGSEQWKNQLSFRDYLRSHPDVRKQYQELKLSLAQKHPGDIVEYTKAKAPFILNVMKKAKCLKEGT; from the coding sequence ATGGAAAAAATAGTGAAGATCGAGGGTTATAACCCTGATTGGGTTTATGAATTTCAACAGGAAAAAGCGAGGATAATGGGGGTTTTAAAGAACTATTCCCTTTGTGTTGAGCATATTGGAAGTACATCCGTCATAGGGTTGGGGGCAAAGCCGATTTTGGACATAATGGCTGGCGTACAGCATTTAGATGAAGCTGACACGTTCATTGAACCATTGAAATCGATTGGGTATGAATTTGTCCTGCATAAGGAGTTTCCCGAAAGGCGTTTTTTTAGAAAAGGCCAATGGAGAGCGGGGACACATCATTTGCATATCTATAGATTCGGAAGTGAACAATGGAAGAATCAACTTTCATTCAGGGACTATCTAAGAAGCCATCCTGACGTACGTAAACAATATCAGGAATTAAAATTATCCTTAGCTCAAAAGCATCCTGGGGATATAGTGGAGTACACGAAAGCGAAAGCTCCATTTATATTAAATGTCATGAAGAAAGCGAAATGTCTAAAGGAAGGTACATGA
- a CDS encoding polysaccharide deacetylase family protein yields MHIWLISFIILLLLLIFYTIIPTVLIRVCSLGITKKINSNNGIALTFDDGPNPEYTIKLLDLLKEYEIKATFFVVGSKVKSNPEIIKRMHEEGHTIGIHHYHHVSSWVLSPIHLRKQLEMTEKAINEVTNEKVVFYRPPWGHFNMFTPLFSKKYRVVMWSGIFGDWKVENCKNTLLDQLRSTSTEGSILLLHDCGETWGADKEAPGYMIEMLKIYLQESKEKGIHFITLKDL; encoded by the coding sequence ATGCATATATGGCTGATTAGTTTTATTATTTTATTATTGCTATTAATATTTTATACTATTATCCCAACGGTGCTTATTCGTGTATGCAGTCTGGGAATAACCAAAAAAATCAATTCGAATAATGGGATAGCGCTAACTTTCGATGATGGCCCAAACCCTGAATATACAATAAAATTGCTTGATCTTTTAAAAGAGTATGAGATAAAGGCCACATTTTTTGTTGTTGGCAGTAAAGTGAAAAGTAATCCTGAGATTATTAAAAGAATGCATGAAGAGGGACATACTATAGGGATCCACCATTATCATCATGTTTCAAGCTGGGTCCTATCACCCATCCATTTACGGAAACAGTTGGAAATGACTGAAAAGGCGATAAATGAAGTTACGAATGAAAAGGTTGTTTTTTATAGACCGCCATGGGGCCATTTCAATATGTTCACCCCACTTTTCAGTAAGAAATATAGAGTGGTGATGTGGTCAGGCATCTTCGGGGATTGGAAAGTTGAAAATTGCAAAAATACTTTGCTTGATCAACTGCGAAGCACTTCGACAGAAGGTTCCATCCTGTTGCTTCATGACTGTGGTGAAACATGGGGAGCGGATAAAGAAGCACCAGGCTATATGATTGAAATGTTGAAAATTTACCTACAGGAAAGTAAGGAAAAAGGAATACACTTTATTACTTTAAAAGACTTATAA
- the bioA gene encoding adenosylmethionine--8-amino-7-oxononanoate transaminase, which produces MNSQDLEQWDKEYVWHPFTQMKTYRESKPLIIERGEGSYLIDVEGKRYLDGYASLWVNVHGHNEPELNGALIEQVNKVAHSTLLGSANVPSILLAKKLAEITPGSLSKVFYSDTGSAAVEIALKVAYQYWQNIDPVKHQNKNKFVSLDEAYHGDTVGAVSVGGMDLYHRIFKPLLFQRISAPSPYAYHMTEYGDQEAVKNHCLKELEKLLQKQSEEIAGLIIEPLVQGAAGIITHPHGFLKEVEQLCKKYNILLICDEVAVGFGRTGTMFACEQEDAVPDIMCMGKGITGGYMPLAATIMNEQIFQSFLGEREEHKTFYHGHTYTGNQLACALALKNIELMESRNLIKDIQKKSKYLSQRLQALYELPIVGDIRQRGFMIGVEIVKDRQTKETFTLQENVVSGIIHTARENGLIIRELGPVITMMPILSMSEKELDFMVETAYRAIKEVSIHKGLIPAAN; this is translated from the coding sequence ATGAACAGTCAGGATTTAGAACAATGGGATAAGGAATATGTATGGCATCCGTTCACACAAATGAAAACGTATCGGGAAAGCAAACCGCTGATCATCGAACGCGGCGAAGGCAGCTACCTGATTGATGTGGAGGGTAAACGCTACCTCGACGGCTATGCTTCATTATGGGTGAACGTGCACGGACATAACGAGCCGGAATTAAACGGCGCCCTAATTGAACAAGTGAATAAAGTCGCACACTCCACACTGCTGGGATCTGCGAATGTACCATCGATCTTACTGGCAAAAAAACTAGCCGAGATCACTCCTGGTTCTTTATCGAAAGTCTTCTACTCCGACACGGGATCAGCCGCAGTGGAAATCGCCCTTAAAGTTGCTTATCAATATTGGCAGAATATCGATCCCGTCAAGCATCAGAATAAAAACAAATTTGTCTCACTTGACGAGGCATATCACGGCGATACTGTCGGAGCTGTAAGTGTGGGCGGAATGGATCTATACCATAGAATCTTTAAGCCCCTCTTATTTCAACGGATTTCCGCCCCTTCACCATATGCCTATCACATGACTGAGTATGGAGATCAAGAAGCCGTGAAAAACCATTGCTTGAAGGAACTGGAGAAGTTACTGCAGAAACAATCAGAGGAAATTGCAGGATTGATCATCGAGCCGCTTGTGCAGGGAGCAGCAGGCATCATAACCCATCCCCATGGCTTTTTGAAAGAGGTCGAGCAATTATGCAAAAAGTACAATATCCTCTTAATTTGTGACGAAGTGGCTGTAGGATTCGGTCGAACCGGTACAATGTTTGCCTGCGAACAGGAAGATGCCGTACCCGATATCATGTGTATGGGCAAAGGGATCACTGGGGGATATATGCCACTCGCCGCCACTATCATGAACGAGCAGATCTTTCAATCCTTCCTGGGGGAACGGGAAGAACATAAAACCTTCTATCACGGTCACACCTATACAGGAAATCAGCTTGCCTGTGCACTGGCACTGAAGAATATCGAGCTGATGGAAAGCCGCAATTTAATTAAAGACATCCAGAAAAAATCTAAATATCTATCACAAAGACTGCAAGCGCTATACGAACTCCCGATAGTCGGCGATATCCGCCAGCGCGGCTTCATGATTGGAGTGGAAATCGTCAAAGACCGCCAAACAAAAGAAACGTTCACCCTCCAAGAGAATGTCGTTTCCGGAATCATCCATACAGCACGGGAAAATGGCCTGATCATTCGGGAACTTGGTCCAGTCATCACGATGATGCCGATCCTTTCCATGTCAGAAAAGGAACTCGATTTCATGGTCGAAACCGCCTACCGTGCCATTAAGGAAGTCTCCATTCATAAAGGATTGATTCCAGCAGCTAACTGA
- a CDS encoding MGDG synthase family glycosyltransferase yields MKKILFLPLFRMQSGHHQVAEALMDMLKKHSKGITYKKIDLISYTNTSLEKFIANSYLTWIRYAPETYNLAYKNLFYVHSPKESVCKWYQQLFMNKMERLIAEEKPDLIVCTHGFPSYLLSQLKMKGKCSTPVINVYTDFFINNVWGSEGIDAHFLPSQEVKEKLMSKRQIPKQTMMVTGIPVHEEITKNARVQRNTARPKVLISGGNSGLGGILNLGDELKNSTDFDYLVLCGNNNKLYEEIDTWNLPHIKPLPYISSRSEMNKLYEEVDAIVTKPGGVTISESLRKRLPIFVHSRLPGQEEINLQYLKQQGLVFKLNQKTPFEKQLLSILKDQKKMKKWNTSIESYHKEIELEKPEGIVEVMKLILNLNQNGTPSYLARQPKLLYS; encoded by the coding sequence ATGAAGAAGATTTTGTTTTTACCTCTCTTTCGAATGCAGTCGGGACATCATCAAGTTGCAGAGGCATTGATGGATATGTTAAAAAAGCATTCAAAAGGGATTACTTATAAAAAAATCGATCTAATCAGTTATACCAATACTTCTCTAGAAAAATTCATCGCAAATAGTTATCTGACATGGATCCGTTATGCGCCGGAAACCTATAATCTTGCCTATAAGAATCTGTTTTATGTTCACTCGCCAAAGGAAAGTGTATGTAAATGGTATCAGCAATTATTCATGAATAAGATGGAACGATTGATAGCAGAAGAGAAGCCTGATTTAATTGTGTGTACACACGGTTTCCCTTCATATCTTTTGAGTCAGTTAAAGATGAAAGGGAAGTGCAGCACACCGGTAATAAACGTGTACACGGACTTTTTTATTAATAATGTGTGGGGAAGCGAAGGGATAGATGCCCATTTTCTTCCTAGTCAAGAAGTGAAAGAAAAGCTGATGAGTAAGCGTCAAATACCAAAACAAACGATGATGGTCACTGGCATTCCTGTGCACGAGGAAATCACAAAAAATGCCCGTGTCCAAAGAAACACAGCACGGCCAAAAGTTTTGATATCCGGAGGAAATAGCGGTCTGGGAGGGATTTTGAACTTAGGTGATGAGTTAAAGAATTCAACCGACTTTGATTATTTAGTTCTTTGCGGAAATAACAACAAGCTTTATGAAGAAATCGATACATGGAACTTACCTCATATCAAACCATTGCCTTATATCTCATCAAGGTCTGAAATGAATAAGCTTTATGAAGAAGTTGACGCAATCGTTACGAAACCGGGCGGTGTCACGATCAGTGAATCATTACGAAAAAGGCTTCCGATTTTTGTTCATTCCAGGCTTCCGGGGCAGGAGGAAATTAATCTGCAGTATCTAAAACAACAAGGCCTTGTATTTAAACTTAATCAGAAAACGCCTTTTGAAAAACAATTGCTGAGTATATTGAAGGATCAGAAAAAAATGAAAAAATGGAACACATCCATAGAGTCTTATCATAAGGAAATAGAGTTGGAGAAACCTGAGGGAATAGTGGAGGTCATGAAATTGATCCTTAATCTTAATCAAAATGGTACACCTTCCTATCTAGCCCGACAGCCCAAACTTCTTTATAGCTGA
- a CDS encoding biotin transporter BioY translates to MKARTISYVALFTALTAIGAFIKIPIPYIPFTLQILAVYLAGALLGPRLGMLSQLCYVLIGLIGVPVFAEGGGFGYIFKPTFGYLLGYILGAYVNGWLINRFSLSTIRSIFFANAASLLTVYLFGCIWLYGAMKWIVETPFSINQTVLYGFLLPVPGDLMLCILCAVIIQQVRPRIARYINVKELNHPWAKPTL, encoded by the coding sequence TTGAAAGCAAGGACGATTTCCTATGTGGCCCTTTTTACCGCGTTAACTGCCATTGGCGCCTTTATTAAGATACCTATCCCTTACATACCATTCACACTGCAAATTCTGGCAGTCTATTTGGCAGGCGCATTATTGGGGCCCCGGCTTGGGATGCTCAGTCAGTTATGCTACGTCTTGATCGGACTTATCGGGGTGCCCGTGTTTGCTGAAGGCGGGGGATTCGGCTATATATTCAAACCTACATTCGGCTATTTGCTCGGATATATACTGGGAGCCTATGTAAATGGATGGCTGATCAACCGGTTTTCCCTCTCCACGATTCGTTCCATATTCTTTGCTAATGCCGCCTCTTTGCTGACAGTTTACCTTTTCGGCTGCATCTGGCTGTATGGTGCGATGAAGTGGATTGTTGAAACGCCGTTTTCCATCAACCAGACGGTTCTTTACGGCTTCTTGTTACCTGTACCCGGTGATTTAATGCTATGCATTCTATGTGCTGTCATCATTCAACAAGTACGTCCGCGCATTGCAAGATATATAAACGTAAAGGAGCTGAATCATCCATGGGCCAAGCCTACTTTATAA